The following coding sequences lie in one Heteronotia binoei isolate CCM8104 ecotype False Entrance Well chromosome 6, APGP_CSIRO_Hbin_v1, whole genome shotgun sequence genomic window:
- the LSG1 gene encoding large subunit GTPase 1 homolog, whose protein sequence is MGKKKAAAAAGLGRALIRDRSQPRGGGGGRRAGWVRSSAEEICTAGRGFSGRGRFGLCGEASLPALKQNNSDGFAECLYPLDFLFQQLHTSELNDGYDWSRLNVQSITEQSSLEDFLATAELAGTEFVAEKLNIRLVPAEARTGLLTAKETEEVHELHEQNKQFLRIPRRPYWDKQTSPELLDQAERESFLEWRRQLACLEEEQKLILTPFERNLEFWRQLWRVLERSDVVVQIVDARNPLLFRCPDLECYVKELGPEKETLLLLNKADFLSEGQRAAWARYFEGQGVKVVFWSALAEGRRLELASKAAEFLGRNAEHASQKEQQPSPERPSSPSLWSPGRGEQESSTDEDSEEYQDCEEEAWLTCSEEEEEEVAAESQTPVGSYQEKRTSCAEALGPGIQPSRSLQNSSRLVQRDELLEIFRTVHTGKKVKEGEVTVGLVGYPNVGKSSTINTILGRKKVSVSATPGHTKHFQTLYVEAGLCLCDCPGLVLPSFVATKAEMVCSGILPVDQMRDHLPPVSLVCQRIPRHVLEATYSINIVRPREDEEAHRPPTSEELLTAYGCMRGFMTDHGQPDQPRSARYVLKDYVAGKLLYCHPPPGAVPESFQLHPRRGAAGKGGHPSAETPAGWNPKAKQIDNPVDRAFFGQETVRALVRGGHSPAAPPAEASHGKPWKKHGNRNKKEKIRRLTKHLEA, encoded by the exons ATGGGCAAGAAGAAGGCGGCGGCTGCGGCGGGGCTGGGCCGGGCGCTCATCCGGGACCGCAGCcagccccgaggaggaggaggaggccgccGCGCCGGATGGGTAAGGTCTTCAGCTGAAGAAATCTGCACAGCCGGCCGGGGGTTCTCGGGGAGGG GGCGTTTTGGCTTGTGTGGAGAAGCCAGCCTTCCAGCCCTGAAGCAGAACAATTCTGATGGCTTTGCTGAGTGCCTGTACCCTTTGGACTTTCTTTTCCAACAGCTCCATACAAGTGAATTAAATGATGGCTACGATTGGAGCCGTCTCAACGTTCAGTCTATCACTGAGCAGAGCTCCTTGGAGGATTTCCTGGCCACGGCTGAGCTGGCTGGCACTGAATTTGTGGCTG aaaaACTGAATATCAGGCTTGTTCCTGCTGAGGCTCGGACCGGCCTTTTGACAGCCAAAGAGACTGAAGAGGTCCATGAGCTTCATGAGCAGAACAAACAGTTCCTGCGTATCCCACGGCG GCCATATTGGGACAAGCAAACCAGCCCTGAGCTGCTGGACCAGGCGGAAAGAGAGAGCTTTCTGGAGTGGAGGCGGCAGCTGGCCTG TTTAGAGGAAGAACAGAAGCTCATTTTGACTCCGTTTGAACGAAATCTGGAATTCTGGCGGCAGCTTTGGCGAGTCCTTGAGCGAAG CGATGTGGTGGTGCAGATTGTGGATGCCAGGAACCCCCTGCTTTTCCGGTGCCCTGACTTG GAGTGCTACGTGAAAGAGCTGGGCCCCGAGAAGGAGACCCTCCTCCTGCTCAACAAGGCCGACTTCCTGAGCGAGGGGCAGCGGGCTGCCTGGGCGCGCTACTTTGAGGGCCAAGGGGTGAAGGTGGTCTTCTGGTCAGCCTTGGCGGAGGGGAGGCGGCTAGAGCTGGCCTCTAAG GCGGCAGAATTTCTTGGCCGGAATGCTGAGCATGCCAGCCAGAAGGAGCAGCAGCCCTCACCAGAGAGACCCAGCTCTCCCTCCTTGTGGTCACCTGGAAGAGGAGAGCAGGAGAGCAGCACAGACGAGGACAGTGAAGAGTACCAGGACTGTGAGGAGGAGGCTTGGCTGACCTgttcggaggaggaggaggaggaggtggcagcagagAGCCAGACCCCAGTTGGGTCCTACCAGGAAAAGCGGACTAGCTGTGCTGAGGCCCTCGGGCCAGGAATCCAGCCCAGCCGGTCCCTCCAAAACAGCAGCCGTCTCGTGCAGAGAGATGAACTGCTGGAAATATTCCGAACGGTCCACACTGGGAAGAAGGTCAAAGAGGGCGAGGTCACCGTGGGGCTG GTGGGCTATCCCAACGTGGGCAAGAGTTCGACCATCAACACCATCCTGGGCAGGAAGAAGGTGTCTGTGTCAGCCACGCCGGGTCACACGAAGCATTTCCAG ACGCTGTACGTGGAGGCCGGGCTCTGCCTCTGTGACTGCCCGGGCCTCGTCCTCCCCTCCTTCGTGGCCACCAAGGCCGAGATGGTTTGCAGCGGCATCCTGCCCGTCGACCAGATGCGGGACCACCTGCCCCCCGTCTCTCTC GTCTGCCAGCGGATCCCACGCCACGTCTTAGAGGCGACCTACAGCATCAACATTGTGCGGCCCCGGGAGGATGAGGAGGCCCATCGGCCGCCGACATCAGAGGAGCTCCTGACGGCCTACGGAT GCATGAGAGGGTTCATGACGGATCATGGACAGCCGGACCAGCCCCGCTCCGCCCGCTACGTGCTGAAGGATTACGTGGCC GGGAAGCTGCTCTATTGCCACCCCCCTCCCGGAGCCGTCCCTGAGTCCTTCCAGCTGCATCCCAGAAGGGGCGCTGCAGGCAAAGGGGGACATCCTTCTGCAGAGACGCCGGCCGGCTGGAACCCGAAGGCCAAGCAGATTGACAACCCGGTGGACAGGGCCTTCTTCGGCCAG GAGACCGTCCGAGCGCTGGTGCGGGGGGGGCATTCTCCGGCGGCCCCCCCTGCTGAGGCCAGCCACGGCAAGCCCTGGAAGAAGCACGGCAACAGGAACAAGAAGGAGAAGATCCGCCGCCTGACGAAGCACCTGGAGGCATAG
- the FAM43A gene encoding protein FAM43A has product MLPWKRHKFELLAPPANASAAAAEEEEAAAGAAAEERGAPQGQGGAGPAAASSEGALLRRVVGQLFGGGGGGGGGGGRRRRQKFRVSREAPSYTVLYLGNATTLQAKGEGCTDAAVGRIWAKSEAGRLGAKMKLTIGPQGLRLAPAAAPEPRAGGASSSSSTAGPGGHLYLLHRVTYCVADPRLPRLFAWVYRHEVKHKAVLLRCHAVLVSKAAKARAMALLLYQTSAAALADFRRLKRRADARRQQLLHAGPDALPPPAPLRRLLLLRGSAANAAAAYKPPVERSRSAPRLGAITEDARGEQLEEERARRHHREDRDDDDALLLPPLDGAPALGALIGGLDQLAIGNDPALLRADLRVTRLLSGESTGSESSIESNGPPDAASRHSPEPDTG; this is encoded by the coding sequence ATGCTGCCGTGGAAGAGGCACAAGTTCGAGCTGCTGGCCCCCCCCGCCAACGCCAGCGCGGCCGcggccgaggaggaggaggcggcggcgggagcGGCGGCGGAGGAGCGCGGGGCGCCGCAGGGCCAGGGAGGCGCGGGGCCGGCGGCGGCGTCGTCGGAGGGGGCGCTGCTGCGGCGGGTGGTGGGCCAGCTCttcgggggcggcggcggcggggggggcggcggggggcgTCGGCGGCGGCAGAAGTTCCGCGTGAGCCGGGAGGCGCCGAGCTACACGGTGCTGTACCTGGGCAACGCCACCACGCTGCAGGCCAAGGGCGAGGGCTGCACCGACGCCGCCGTGGGCCGCATCTGGGCCAAGAGCGAGGCGGGCCGCCTGGGCGCCAAGATGAAGCTCACCATCGGGCCGCAGGGCCTGCGCCtcgcccccgccgccgccccggaGCCCCGCGCGGGGGGCGCCTCCTCGTCGTCGTCGACGGCCGGGCCGGGCGGCCACCTCTACCTGCTGCACCGCGTCACCTACTGCGTGGCCGACCCGCGCCTGCCGCGCCTCTTCGCCTGGGTCTACCGGCACGAGGTGAAGCACAAGGCCGTGCTGCTGCGCTGCCACGCCGTGCTCGTCTCCAAGGCCGCCAAGGCCCGCGCCATGGCCCTGCTCCTCTACCAGACCTCCGCCGCCGCCCTCGCCGACTTCCGACGCCTCAAGCGCCGCGCCGACGCCCGCCGCCAGCAGCTCCTGCACGCCGGCCCCGACGCCCTGCCGCCCCCCGCGCCCCTCCGCCGCCTGCTCCTCCTCCGCGGCAGCGCCGCCAACGCCGCCGCCGCCTACAAGCCGCCCGTCGAGCGCAGCCGCAGCGCCCCCCGCCTCGGCGCCATCACCGAGGACGCCCGCGGAGAGCAGCTCGAGGAGGAGCGCGCCCGGCGCCACCACCGGGAAGACCGCGACGACGACGACGCgctcctgctcccccccctcGACGGCGCGCCCGCCCTGGGCGCCCTCATCGGCGGCCTCGACCAGCTGGCCATCGGCAACGACCCGGCCCTCCTCCGCGCAGACCTCCGCGTCACCCGCCTCCTCTCCGGCGAGAGCACGGGCAGCGAGTCCTCCATCGAGAGCAACGGGCCCCCCGACGCCGCCTCCCGCCACAGCCCCGAGCCAGACACCGGCTGA